In one Streptomyces sp. T12 genomic region, the following are encoded:
- a CDS encoding nitrate- and nitrite sensing domain-containing protein, whose protein sequence is MRFRGKSIRRKMVALLLVPLVSLTAIWGFATVLTGRGVTQLFTVSSLVEKIGYSTEDAVRVLQQERRQALVYLADRRASDALSALRETRSATDAAVAEIRKNAKDPDVRDGMDEGDAERLTAVLDAFDGINPLRRSVEDGTVTRSQALGLYNRLVDPCYALLGSLDGIDSVAMDKQARALLNVTRARELLSREDALLSSALVVGKLSREEIRDVSDLVAQRTLMYDISLSDLPSSERERYRRFWDNASTAPLRVAEQAVILSQAGRPSRVDAKSWDTAAGSVLDELSKLNDEAGARYQDRVSPVAMGVILKAAFAGVLGLLALLFSLFLSVRIGRGLIRDLRQLRLEAHEASGVRLPSVMRRLSSGEQVDVETEVPRLEYDKNEIGEVGQALNTLQRAAVEAAVKQAELRAGVAEVFVNLARRSQVLLHKQLTLLDTMERRTEDTDELADLFRLDHLTTRMRRHAEGLVILSGAAPSRQWRKPVQLMDVVRAAVAEVEDYERIEVRRLPRVAVTGPAVADLTHLVAELLENATVFSPPHTAVQVLGERVANGFTLEIHDRGLGMAADALLDANLRLAETPEFELSDTDRLGLFVVSRLAQRQNVRVSLQPSPYGGTTAVVFIPDALLTDDVPDTNGIGFRLDRPTPSKEAELEEARRAALAHVPARVPGLPASLLDGPVELEAPVDLDALSDFPDALDDEDSERGGLFRPRRALAHVEDEASGSLGEHPVSGIHGGPDRPDTDDDVSAPVPLPRRRTPKLVSSHGRPVTEQRSRREEADTAPSAGPSRPEPNGLAPLPTRRRDTGPRGELTSAQDRIGDRAATPPSAGHDRGEPPEPAAHPRRTRRAAIASSGPDPAAPSTPAAQRESGSGSGPLPRRVRQASLAPQLKQGPARRAEESAELVERDADEVRSRMASLQRGWQRGRQENAAGDDAHSGTAQGTTKGDGR, encoded by the coding sequence ATGCGCTTTCGCGGGAAGTCGATCCGCCGGAAGATGGTGGCGCTGCTTCTCGTGCCGCTGGTGTCCCTGACCGCGATCTGGGGCTTCGCCACGGTACTCACGGGGCGAGGCGTGACCCAGCTGTTCACGGTGTCGTCCCTCGTCGAGAAGATCGGTTACTCCACCGAGGACGCCGTCCGCGTCCTGCAGCAGGAACGCCGCCAGGCCCTCGTCTATCTCGCCGACCGCCGGGCCTCGGACGCACTGTCCGCGCTGCGGGAAACCCGGAGTGCCACCGACGCCGCCGTCGCCGAGATCCGCAAGAATGCCAAGGATCCCGACGTCCGTGACGGGATGGACGAGGGGGACGCCGAACGCCTCACCGCCGTCCTGGACGCCTTCGACGGCATCAACCCCCTGCGCCGCAGCGTCGAGGACGGAACGGTGACCCGCTCCCAGGCCCTCGGCCTCTACAACCGGCTCGTCGACCCCTGCTACGCCCTGCTGGGCTCCCTCGACGGGATCGACAGCGTGGCGATGGACAAGCAGGCCCGCGCCCTTCTCAACGTGACCCGCGCCCGCGAACTCCTCTCCCGCGAGGACGCGTTGCTGAGTTCCGCCCTGGTCGTCGGGAAGCTGTCCCGCGAAGAGATACGCGACGTCTCCGACCTGGTGGCCCAGCGCACCCTCATGTACGACATCAGCCTGTCGGACCTGCCCTCGTCCGAGCGTGAACGCTACAGGCGCTTCTGGGACAACGCCTCCACTGCTCCACTGCGCGTCGCCGAACAGGCCGTCATCCTGTCCCAGGCAGGCAGGCCCAGCAGGGTGGACGCCAAGAGCTGGGACACCGCCGCCGGCAGCGTCCTCGACGAGCTCAGCAAGCTCAACGACGAGGCGGGCGCCCGCTATCAGGACCGCGTGAGCCCGGTCGCGATGGGCGTCATCCTGAAGGCGGCCTTCGCCGGTGTCCTCGGGCTGCTCGCCCTGCTGTTCTCGCTCTTCCTGTCCGTGCGCATCGGCCGCGGCCTCATCCGCGATCTGCGGCAGCTGCGGCTGGAGGCCCACGAGGCCTCCGGCGTACGCCTGCCCAGTGTGATGCGCCGCCTCTCCTCCGGCGAACAGGTCGACGTGGAGACCGAGGTCCCCCGCCTGGAGTACGACAAGAACGAGATCGGCGAGGTCGGCCAGGCCCTCAACACCCTGCAGCGGGCCGCCGTCGAGGCCGCGGTCAAGCAGGCGGAACTGCGCGCCGGCGTGGCCGAGGTCTTCGTCAACCTCGCCCGCCGAAGCCAAGTCCTCCTCCACAAGCAGCTCACGCTCCTCGACACCATGGAACGCCGGACCGAGGACACCGACGAACTCGCCGACCTGTTCCGCCTCGACCACCTGACCACCCGTATGCGTCGGCACGCCGAGGGGCTCGTGATCCTCTCCGGCGCCGCCCCCTCCCGGCAGTGGCGCAAGCCCGTCCAGCTCATGGACGTCGTACGCGCCGCCGTCGCCGAGGTCGAGGACTACGAGCGCATCGAGGTCCGACGTCTGCCCCGCGTCGCCGTCACCGGACCGGCCGTCGCGGACCTCACGCACCTCGTGGCCGAACTCCTGGAGAACGCCACGGTGTTCTCCCCGCCGCACACCGCAGTCCAGGTCCTGGGCGAGCGGGTCGCCAACGGCTTCACCCTGGAGATCCACGACCGCGGCCTGGGCATGGCGGCCGACGCCCTGCTGGACGCCAACCTCCGGCTCGCCGAGACGCCCGAGTTCGAGCTGTCCGACACCGACCGGCTCGGCCTGTTCGTGGTCAGCCGGCTCGCCCAGCGGCAGAACGTCCGGGTCTCGCTGCAGCCGTCGCCGTACGGCGGCACCACCGCCGTCGTCTTCATCCCCGACGCGCTGCTCACCGACGACGTCCCGGACACCAACGGCATCGGGTTCCGTCTCGACCGGCCCACGCCGTCGAAGGAGGCCGAGCTGGAGGAGGCGCGCCGCGCCGCCCTCGCCCATGTGCCGGCCCGCGTGCCCGGCCTGCCCGCCTCGCTCCTGGACGGACCGGTCGAGCTGGAGGCCCCCGTCGACCTGGACGCGCTCAGCGACTTCCCGGACGCGCTCGACGACGAGGACAGCGAGCGCGGCGGACTCTTCCGCCCGCGCCGCGCTCTGGCCCATGTGGAGGACGAGGCGTCTGGGTCGCTCGGCGAACACCCGGTCTCCGGCATCCATGGCGGACCGGACCGGCCCGACACGGATGACGATGTGAGCGCCCCGGTCCCGCTGCCCCGCCGCCGGACGCCCAAGCTGGTCAGTTCGCACGGACGCCCGGTCACCGAGCAGCGTTCCCGGCGAGAGGAGGCGGACACGGCCCCTTCCGCAGGCCCGAGCCGCCCGGAGCCGAACGGTCTCGCTCCGCTGCCGACCCGCCGACGCGACACAGGACCCCGCGGCGAGCTGACCAGCGCGCAGGACCGAATCGGCGACCGTGCCGCCACGCCGCCCAGCGCCGGACACGACCGAGGTGAGCCGCCGGAGCCCGCAGCCCATCCAAGGCGCACGCGGCGTGCGGCGATCGCATCGAGCGGCCCCGACCCTGCCGCTCCGAGCACGCCCGCCGCGCAGCGGGAGAGCGGCTCAGGTTCGGGTCCGCTGCCCCGGCGCGTACGACAGGCCAGCCTGGCGCCGCAGCTCAAGCAGGGCCCCGCTCGCCGCGCCGAGGAGAGCGCGGAACTCGTCGAGCGGGACGCGGACGAGGTACGCAGCCGAATGGCATCGCTCCAGCGCGGCTGGCAGCGCGGCCGCCAGGAGAACGCCGCGGGCGACGACGCCCACAGCGGCACAGCACAAGGAACGACTAAGGGGGACGGTCGATGA
- the solA gene encoding N-methyl-L-tryptophan oxidase, producing MSPTYDVIVIGLGGMGSAAAHHLSSRGARVLGLEKFGPVHNRGSSHGGSRITRQSYFEDPAYVPLLLRAYELYDDLERSTGRDIATLCGGVMIGRPDTPAVSGSLRSAQQWDLPHEMLDAKEIRRRFPTLAPKDDEVALYERKAGLLRPENTVAAHVQLATQQGADLHFEEPMTRWEPYRDGVRVHTAENTYTAGQLVICPGAWAPQLLTDLGVPFTIERQVMYWFQPKHGIDPFRPENQPIYIWDDADGVQVYGFPAIDGPDLGAKVAFFRKGEVTTPETIDRTVHEEEIRAMADHISGCIPDLPGTFLKAATCMYSITPDEHFVIARHPAHPESVTVACGFSGHGFKFVPVVGEILADLALTGTTEHPIGLFDPARLAATPA from the coding sequence GTGTCCCCCACTTACGACGTGATCGTCATCGGTCTCGGCGGCATGGGCAGCGCCGCCGCCCACCACCTCTCCTCGCGTGGCGCCCGCGTGCTCGGTCTGGAGAAGTTCGGCCCGGTGCACAACCGCGGCTCCAGCCACGGCGGTTCACGCATCACCCGGCAGTCGTACTTCGAGGACCCGGCGTACGTCCCGCTGCTGCTACGCGCCTACGAGCTGTACGACGACCTGGAGCGGTCCACCGGCAGGGACATCGCCACCCTCTGCGGCGGCGTCATGATCGGACGCCCCGACACGCCGGCCGTCTCCGGCTCGCTGCGCTCGGCCCAACAGTGGGACCTGCCGCACGAGATGCTGGATGCGAAGGAGATCCGCCGCCGCTTCCCGACGCTCGCGCCGAAGGACGACGAGGTGGCGCTGTACGAGAGGAAGGCCGGTCTCCTGCGGCCGGAGAACACGGTCGCCGCTCATGTCCAGCTGGCCACCCAGCAGGGCGCCGACCTGCACTTCGAAGAGCCGATGACCCGCTGGGAGCCGTACCGGGACGGAGTCCGCGTCCACACGGCCGAGAACACCTACACCGCCGGCCAGTTGGTGATCTGCCCGGGCGCATGGGCGCCGCAGCTGCTGACCGATCTCGGGGTGCCGTTCACCATTGAGCGGCAGGTCATGTACTGGTTCCAGCCGAAGCACGGTATTGATCCGTTCCGCCCCGAGAACCAACCCATCTACATCTGGGACGACGCGGACGGCGTCCAGGTCTACGGGTTCCCGGCCATCGACGGCCCCGATCTCGGTGCCAAGGTCGCCTTCTTCCGCAAGGGCGAGGTCACCACCCCGGAGACCATCGACCGGACGGTTCATGAGGAGGAGATCCGGGCCATGGCGGACCACATATCCGGCTGCATCCCGGACCTGCCCGGCACCTTCCTCAAGGCCGCCACCTGCATGTACTCCATCACCCCCGACGAGCACTTCGTCATCGCCCGCCACCCCGCGCACCCGGAGTCGGTCACCGTGGCCTGCGGGTTCTCCGGGCACGGCTTCAAGTTCGTGCCCGTCGTCGGCGAGATACTCGCCGACCTCGCCCTGACCGGCACCACCGAGCACCCCATCGGCCTGTTCGACCCCGCCCGCCTCGCCGCCACGCCCGCCTGA
- a CDS encoding APC family permease, with product MSTTEQPTSPRGHDDAELAEFGYKPELKRTLGNFHTFAAGISYISILTGTFQLFYFGYGSGGPAYWWSWPMVFVGQFMVALCFAELAARYPVAGSVYNWSKKIGNPHLGWLAGWMMLIASIVSISAVALAYQLTLPQISSAFQIVGDGTGKYDVATNAVILAAVLILFTTLVNAFGVKLMARINTAGVFIELIATVVLIVLFAVHITRGPQVVMETNGTGAGYGAGYLGAFLVASLASAYVMYGFDTASSLGEECLDPSRNAPRAIIRAIVASFVLGGLILLLALMSVSSLKGEKLSTDGLQYVVLNVLGPTAGKAMLWCVLIAVTVCALAVHTAAIRLAFAMARDNNLPASSLLARVSPRFQTPVLPTVIIGLLALAILVVNIRQPQIFTVVTSIGIIMIYLAYLGVTAPMLVARLRGRWQPAGDGKFSLGRWGLLVNIVAVVWGAGMTLNLIWPRASVYNATAPYHWYLQWGAVLFVAVIAGGGFAYYWFVQRHRTGVLAEHSLEGAAAPTKEVNSP from the coding sequence ATGTCGACAACGGAGCAACCAACGAGTCCGCGCGGTCACGACGACGCCGAACTCGCCGAGTTCGGCTACAAACCCGAACTCAAGCGCACACTCGGCAACTTCCACACCTTCGCCGCCGGGATCAGCTACATCTCGATCCTGACCGGCACGTTCCAACTGTTCTACTTCGGCTACGGCAGCGGCGGCCCCGCCTACTGGTGGTCGTGGCCGATGGTGTTCGTCGGCCAGTTCATGGTCGCCCTCTGCTTCGCGGAGCTGGCCGCCCGCTATCCCGTTGCGGGCTCGGTCTACAACTGGTCGAAGAAGATAGGCAACCCGCATCTGGGCTGGCTCGCCGGCTGGATGATGTTGATCGCGTCCATAGTGTCCATATCGGCGGTGGCGCTGGCCTACCAGTTGACGCTCCCCCAGATCTCGTCGGCCTTCCAGATCGTGGGGGACGGCACCGGCAAGTACGACGTGGCGACCAACGCGGTCATCCTGGCCGCGGTGTTGATCCTCTTCACCACCTTGGTGAACGCCTTCGGCGTCAAGTTGATGGCGAGAATCAACACGGCGGGCGTGTTCATCGAGTTGATCGCCACAGTCGTATTGATCGTCCTGTTCGCCGTCCACATCACCCGTGGCCCGCAGGTGGTCATGGAGACGAACGGCACCGGCGCGGGCTATGGCGCCGGATACCTGGGTGCCTTCCTTGTGGCGTCGCTGGCGTCCGCATACGTCATGTACGGCTTCGACACGGCCTCCTCCCTGGGTGAGGAGTGCCTGGACCCGTCCCGCAACGCGCCGCGCGCCATCATCCGCGCCATCGTGGCCTCCTTCGTCCTGGGCGGCCTGATCCTGCTGCTCGCCCTGATGAGCGTCTCCAGCCTGAAGGGCGAGAAGCTGTCCACGGACGGACTGCAGTACGTCGTGCTCAACGTCCTCGGCCCCACGGCCGGCAAGGCGATGCTGTGGTGTGTGCTGATCGCCGTCACGGTGTGCGCACTGGCGGTCCACACGGCGGCGATCCGGCTGGCGTTCGCGATGGCCCGGGACAACAACTTGCCGGCGTCCTCACTGCTGGCACGGGTCAGCCCCCGCTTCCAGACGCCGGTGCTGCCGACCGTGATCATCGGGCTCCTCGCACTCGCCATCCTGGTGGTCAACATCCGTCAGCCGCAGATCTTCACCGTCGTCACGAGCATCGGCATCATCATGATCTACCTCGCCTACCTCGGTGTCACCGCCCCGATGCTGGTGGCCCGGCTGCGCGGCAGGTGGCAGCCGGCGGGCGACGGCAAGTTCTCCCTCGGCCGGTGGGGGCTGCTGGTCAACATCGTCGCCGTGGTGTGGGGCGCGGGCATGACGCTCAACCTGATCTGGCCGCGCGCCTCGGTCTACAACGCGACGGCTCCGTACCACTGGTATCTGCAGTGGGGCGCGGTGCTATTCGTCGCCGTCATAGCGGGCGGCGGCTTCGCCTACTACTGGTTCGTCCAGCGGCACCGGACGGGCGTCCTCGCCGAGCACAGCCTGGAGGGCGCGGCCGCGCCGACCAAGGAGGTCAACTCGCCGTGA